A DNA window from Bombus huntii isolate Logan2020A chromosome 10, iyBomHunt1.1, whole genome shotgun sequence contains the following coding sequences:
- the LOC126870751 gene encoding uncharacterized protein LOC126870751, which translates to MNTVTIVLLLSMCFCALCGTTPAVSSLDQVGLIPSNEVDTKLQRIARQSSTSDFIEETVSRLVNIPANLATNIIKFILSIISRIRSTFLSWIENIESFLENPLTQLNNSQNSNQRRRRSNVSNGLSDLISDLPNLLHLPVSYLQETTSSIGDSVGEKIKHIAKAIIKLVWDFIRTRLLPWLHEVLSKVQQSNILPSFLNEAIGNVDSIYSLLRLFTEITSNSS; encoded by the exons ATGAACACCGTTACGATCGTCTTACTGTTGTCGATGTGCTTTTGCGCACTGTGCGGGACTACTCCTGCTGTTTCTTCTCTCGATCAAG TTGGACTTATCCCGAGCAACGAGGTTGATACAAAGTTGCAGCGCATCGCGCGGCAGTCTTCTACATCCGACTTCATCGAAGAAACCGTATCGAGACTTGTTAATATTCCGGCCAACCTGGCGACCAACATCATAAAGTTTATCCTTTCGATCATCTCCAGGATCAGATCAACGTTTCTCTCGTGGATCGAAAACATCGAATCGTTCCTCGAAAACCCTTTAACGCAGCTCAATAACAGTCAGAATTCTAATCAGAGACGACGAAGATCAAACGTGTCGAATGGCCTATCAGATTTAATAAGTGATTTGCCGAACTTGCTACATTTACCGGTAAGCTATTTGCAAGAAACGACAAGCTCGATCGGAGATTCTGTTGGTGAGAAAATCAAACATATCGCAAAAGCTATAATAAAATTGGTATGGGACTTTATAAGGACGCGACTATTACCCTGGCTTCACGAAGTGCTCAGCAAAGTCCAGCAGTCAAATATTTTGCCATCCTTTTTGAACGAAGCGATCGGAAATGTCGATTCTATTTATTCCCTTTTGCGCCTGTTCACCGAAATCACCTCGAACAGTTCATGA